One region of Lactobacillus johnsonii genomic DNA includes:
- the yaaA gene encoding S4 domain-containing protein YaaA, whose product MIKKFTIKGEYITLAQFLKEKSVISSGGQAKWYLKENPVKLNGEVEDRRGKKIHPGDVLNLAGEEYEFFSE is encoded by the coding sequence ATTATCAAAAAATTCACAATTAAGGGAGAATATATTACGCTGGCTCAGTTTTTAAAAGAAAAGAGTGTGATATCTTCTGGTGGTCAAGCTAAATGGTATCTAAAAGAAAATCCTGTTAAGTTGAACGGTGAAGTAGAAGATCGCCGTGGAAAGAAAATACATCCTGGAGATGTACTGAACTTGGCTGGAGAAGAGTATGAATTTTTTTCAGAGTAG
- the recF gene encoding DNA replication/repair protein RecF (All proteins in this family for which functions are known are DNA-binding proteins that assist the filamentation of RecA onto DNA for the initiation of recombination or recombinational repair.) — MYLANFELKDFRNFEELKINFDPHVNIFIGPNAQGKTNLLEAIYFLALTRSHRTNSDKELIRFGSKFAGLQGKVHKSQLKVELKLRLTPNGKKAWVNRLEQKKLSAYVGQMNAILFSPEDLALVKGAPSIRRRFMDLEFGQINSEYLYFLSQYRQVLQQRNNYLKQLSIKKANDLVFLDVLSDQLAGIAAEIISRRIKYIQKLNSYAQIAHSEISGQAEKLQIFYRPSVKEITPDDDVETIYQKVITSYKKNRPNEIRKGTTLSGPHRDDLDFLINDKNAHDFASQGQQRTISLSVKLAEIQLVHELTQEYPILLLDDVMSELDHRRQSSLLNYIHGKTQTFITTTDLEGISWEIVKEPKVYHISAGTISTKES; from the coding sequence ATGTATCTTGCAAACTTTGAATTAAAAGATTTTAGAAATTTTGAAGAACTAAAGATAAATTTTGACCCTCATGTAAATATTTTTATTGGTCCAAACGCCCAAGGAAAAACTAATTTACTTGAGGCGATTTATTTTTTGGCCCTAACTCGATCTCATCGAACAAATAGCGATAAAGAATTAATTCGTTTTGGAAGTAAATTTGCGGGCTTACAAGGAAAAGTTCATAAAAGTCAATTAAAAGTAGAGTTAAAATTGCGTTTAACGCCAAACGGAAAAAAAGCCTGGGTAAATAGACTAGAGCAAAAGAAGCTTTCCGCTTATGTAGGACAAATGAATGCAATTTTGTTTTCTCCCGAAGACCTAGCACTGGTTAAAGGAGCTCCATCAATTAGAAGACGTTTTATGGATTTAGAGTTTGGGCAAATTAATTCAGAATATCTATATTTTCTAAGTCAGTATCGGCAGGTACTGCAACAAAGAAATAATTACTTGAAGCAATTGAGCATAAAAAAGGCAAATGATCTAGTTTTTTTAGATGTGTTGTCAGATCAGCTGGCAGGAATTGCAGCAGAGATAATTTCGAGAAGAATTAAATACATCCAAAAGCTTAATTCATATGCTCAAATTGCGCATAGTGAGATTAGTGGTCAAGCTGAAAAATTGCAGATTTTTTATCGGCCATCAGTTAAGGAAATTACCCCAGATGATGATGTAGAGACCATTTATCAAAAAGTTATTACTAGTTATAAAAAAAATCGTCCTAATGAAATTCGAAAGGGAACTACGTTAAGTGGCCCCCATCGAGATGACTTGGATTTTTTAATTAACGATAAAAATGCCCATGATTTTGCATCTCAGGGACAGCAACGGACGATTTCTTTAAGTGTAAAGTTGGCTGAAATTCAATTAGTACATGAATTGACACAAGAGTATCCAATTTTACTTTTAGATGATGTAATGAGCGAATTAGATCATCGAAGACAGAGCAGTTTACTGAATTATATTCATGGAAAAACGCAAACTTTTATCACAACAACAGATTTAGAAGGTATTTCTTGGGAAATCGTGAAAGAACCTAAGGTCTATCACATTTCTGCTGGAACGATCAGTACAAAGGAGAGTTAA
- the gyrB gene encoding DNA topoisomerase (ATP-hydrolyzing) subunit B produces the protein MAEDKSKAALNKAKDFEKRADTYNASQIQVLGGLEAVRKRPGMYIGSTSSQGLHHLVWEIIDNSIDERLAGFATKIEVTVNEDGSVTVQDDGRGIPVDIQAKTGRPALETVFTVLHAGGKFGGGGYKVSGGLHGVGASVVNALSTKLDVTVMRDGKKYAISFDHGRVVDEMKQVGTVPLEEHGTTVRFYPDPDIFTETTTFDDKILKNRIRELAFLNKGLKLTFTDKRKESAETDVYHFEGGIKEYVAFLNKGQEVLFDEPIYVEGNYEGIDVEVALQYTDGYKTTLMTFANNIHTYEGGMHEAGFKTALTRVVNDYAHKAKILKDKDDNLSGEDIREGITAVVSVKHPNPQFEGQTKTKLGNSDARTAVDRAFSETFSRFLMENPSVGRKIVEKGQLAERARTAAKRAREVTRKKSGLEIANLPGKLADNTSNDPSISELFIVEGNSAGGSAKQGRSRLTQAILPIRGKILNVEKASMDRILANQEIRSLFTALGTGFGADFDVSKARYHKLIIMTDADVDGAHIRTLLLTLFYNYMRPMIEKGYVYIARPPLYQVRQGKVEKYLDTDEELHDYLGTLQPSPKPIVQRYKGLGEMDPEQLWETTMNPENRRLDRVSPEYAEDADKIFDLLMGNEVGPRREFIEKNAKYVENLDA, from the coding sequence ATGGCAGAAGATAAGAGCAAGGCAGCATTAAATAAAGCTAAAGATTTTGAAAAGCGTGCTGATACTTATAACGCAAGTCAAATTCAAGTTCTAGGTGGACTTGAAGCAGTTAGAAAACGCCCAGGTATGTACATTGGCTCAACCAGTAGCCAAGGCTTACACCACCTTGTTTGGGAAATTATTGACAATAGTATTGACGAACGATTAGCAGGTTTTGCAACTAAGATTGAAGTCACTGTTAATGAAGATGGCAGTGTTACAGTCCAAGATGATGGACGTGGTATTCCGGTTGATATTCAAGCTAAAACAGGTCGTCCAGCCCTAGAAACTGTATTTACTGTTTTGCATGCTGGTGGTAAATTCGGCGGTGGCGGATATAAAGTATCTGGTGGTCTTCACGGTGTTGGTGCTTCTGTAGTAAACGCCCTCTCAACTAAACTTGATGTTACTGTTATGAGGGATGGAAAGAAATATGCAATTTCTTTTGATCATGGCCGTGTAGTAGACGAAATGAAACAAGTAGGAACTGTACCTCTTGAAGAACATGGAACGACCGTTCGTTTCTATCCTGATCCAGATATTTTTACAGAAACTACAACTTTCGACGATAAAATTTTAAAGAATAGAATTCGTGAACTTGCTTTCTTAAACAAGGGCTTAAAATTAACCTTTACCGATAAGCGTAAAGAAAGTGCTGAGACCGATGTTTACCATTTTGAAGGCGGGATCAAAGAATACGTTGCCTTTTTAAACAAAGGTCAAGAAGTATTATTTGATGAACCCATCTATGTTGAAGGTAATTATGAAGGTATTGATGTTGAAGTTGCGTTGCAATACACCGATGGCTATAAAACAACTTTAATGACCTTCGCAAACAATATTCACACTTATGAAGGTGGGATGCACGAAGCAGGCTTTAAGACCGCTTTAACTCGTGTAGTTAACGATTATGCTCATAAGGCTAAAATCTTAAAAGATAAAGATGACAACTTATCTGGTGAGGATATTCGTGAAGGAATTACGGCAGTTGTATCGGTTAAGCACCCTAATCCTCAGTTTGAAGGTCAGACTAAGACTAAGCTTGGAAACTCAGATGCCAGAACTGCAGTGGACCGAGCATTTTCAGAAACGTTTAGTCGTTTCTTAATGGAAAACCCTTCTGTTGGTCGTAAGATTGTTGAAAAAGGACAACTTGCTGAAAGAGCTAGAACTGCTGCTAAGCGTGCACGTGAAGTTACCCGTAAGAAATCAGGACTTGAAATTGCTAACTTGCCAGGAAAACTAGCTGACAATACCAGTAATGATCCAAGTATTTCAGAGTTATTTATCGTTGAGGGTAACTCTGCCGGTGGATCTGCAAAGCAAGGACGTTCTCGTTTAACGCAAGCAATTTTGCCAATTAGAGGTAAGATTCTGAACGTTGAAAAAGCTTCAATGGATAGAATACTTGCTAACCAAGAAATTAGATCCCTCTTTACCGCTTTAGGTACAGGATTTGGTGCTGATTTTGATGTTTCAAAGGCAAGATACCATAAGTTGATCATTATGACAGATGCCGATGTCGATGGTGCTCACATTAGAACTCTGCTTTTGACTCTCTTTTACAACTACATGCGTCCAATGATCGAAAAAGGGTATGTTTATATCGCTCGTCCGCCTCTATATCAAGTTCGCCAAGGTAAGGTAGAGAAATATCTCGATACCGACGAAGAATTGCATGATTACTTAGGTACCTTGCAACCAAGTCCTAAACCAATTGTTCAACGTTATAAGGGACTAGGAGAAATGGATCCAGAGCAATTATGGGAAACTACGATGAATCCAGAAAATCGTCGTTTAGATCGAGTAAGTCCTGAATATGCTGAAGATGCTGACAAGATATTTGACCTCTTGATGGGTAATGAAGTAGGTCCAAGACGAGAATTTATTGAAAAGAACGCTAAATACGTTGAGAATTTAGATGCTTAG
- the gyrA gene encoding DNA gyrase subunit A, with protein MANENQPQDHRIRNVDLTYTMRTSFLDYAMSVIVARALPDVRDGLKPVQRRILYGMHELGVTPDKQYKKSARIVGEVMGKFHPHGDSSIYLAMAHMAQDFSYRYMLVDGHGNFGSVDGDEPAAMRYTEAKMSKIAVEMLRDINKETIDWQRNYDDTENEPVVLPARIPNLLVNGASGIAVGMTTNIPPHNLAEVIRGIHMLMDNPDVTTKDLMKVIPGPDFPTGGIVMGRGGIYRAYETGKGNIVVRAKTEIETEKNGRERIVVTELPYLVNKAELVKKIADLAREKTIDGITGVRDESDQTGMRITIDIRRDASASVVLNNLFKETQMQANFGMNMVAIVNGAPHFLTLKQMLEYYLHHQEDVITRRTKFELKKAEARAHILAGLRIALDHIDEIIKIIRGSQNSDIAKAQLIQNFGLDDRQSQAILDMRLVRLTGLERDKIETEYQDLQAKIADYKDILAKPERIDEIIYNELLDIQKRFGDDRRTKIAEGEAVSIEDEDLIEQKDVLLTLTHNGYIKRMPADEFKVQNRGGRGIKGMGVQDDDFINHLIFSSTHDFLLFFTNLGKVYSKKAYEIPEFGRNAKGLPIVNLLELDKGEKIQAVINVPEGADDNYLFFVTKMGTVKRTKVSEFQNIRRSGLIALTLRDGDELNNVLTTDGKQNILIGTHLGYAVTFNEKDVRSMGRTAAGVRGINLRDNDYVVGSDILEPDSEVLVISEKGYGKRTAASEYPVKGRGGKGIKTANITEKNGPLAGVTVVNGDEDIMLITSAGVMIRFDVDDVSQTGRATLGVRLIKVDDGAQVASITAVPKARDEDEETTTEEEPVEEN; from the coding sequence ATGGCTAACGAAAATCAACCTCAAGATCATAGAATACGTAATGTTGATTTAACCTATACCATGCGTACATCCTTCTTAGACTACGCTATGTCAGTTATTGTGGCTCGTGCCTTACCTGATGTTCGAGATGGTTTAAAGCCTGTACAACGTCGTATTCTTTACGGAATGCATGAATTAGGAGTTACACCAGATAAGCAATATAAGAAGAGTGCCAGAATTGTTGGGGAAGTTATGGGTAAGTTTCACCCGCATGGTGACTCTTCAATCTATCTAGCTATGGCCCACATGGCTCAGGACTTTTCATATCGTTACATGCTAGTTGATGGACACGGAAATTTTGGTTCTGTCGATGGGGATGAGCCAGCCGCAATGCGTTATACTGAGGCAAAAATGAGTAAGATTGCGGTTGAAATGCTTCGTGATATCAATAAAGAAACTATTGATTGGCAACGTAACTATGATGATACAGAAAATGAACCAGTAGTATTACCAGCAAGAATTCCTAACTTACTTGTCAATGGTGCCAGTGGTATTGCAGTTGGTATGACAACAAATATTCCACCACATAATTTGGCAGAGGTAATTCGCGGCATTCACATGTTGATGGATAATCCCGATGTTACTACTAAAGATTTAATGAAGGTGATTCCTGGTCCTGATTTCCCAACTGGTGGAATTGTGATGGGACGCGGAGGTATTTACCGCGCCTATGAAACAGGAAAAGGAAATATCGTTGTTCGGGCAAAGACTGAAATTGAAACTGAAAAAAATGGTCGCGAGCGAATTGTAGTTACGGAACTTCCTTACTTAGTAAATAAGGCTGAATTAGTTAAAAAGATAGCTGATTTAGCCCGTGAAAAGACAATTGATGGTATTACTGGTGTACGAGACGAATCAGACCAGACTGGTATGAGAATTACCATTGATATTCGCCGTGATGCAAGTGCTAGTGTGGTTTTGAATAATTTATTTAAAGAAACCCAAATGCAAGCAAACTTCGGAATGAATATGGTAGCCATTGTTAATGGTGCACCGCATTTCCTAACTTTGAAGCAAATGCTTGAGTACTACCTTCACCACCAAGAAGATGTTATTACTCGTAGAACTAAGTTTGAGTTAAAGAAGGCTGAAGCTAGAGCACATATTTTAGCTGGATTAAGAATTGCCCTTGATCATATCGATGAGATCATTAAGATTATTCGCGGTTCACAAAATAGCGATATTGCTAAGGCACAATTAATTCAAAACTTTGGCTTAGACGATCGTCAATCTCAAGCTATTTTAGATATGAGATTGGTTCGTTTAACAGGCTTAGAGCGCGATAAAATTGAAACTGAATATCAAGATTTGCAAGCAAAAATAGCAGATTACAAAGATATCTTAGCTAAACCAGAACGAATTGATGAGATTATTTACAACGAGTTACTTGATATTCAAAAGCGTTTTGGTGATGATCGTCGTACTAAGATTGCCGAAGGTGAAGCTGTTTCAATTGAAGATGAAGATTTAATTGAACAAAAAGATGTTCTTTTAACTCTAACTCACAATGGCTACATTAAGCGTATGCCAGCGGATGAATTTAAGGTACAAAACCGTGGTGGACGTGGAATAAAGGGAATGGGAGTTCAAGATGATGATTTCATCAACCATTTAATCTTCTCAAGTACCCATGACTTTTTACTATTCTTCACTAACTTAGGTAAGGTTTACTCAAAGAAAGCCTATGAAATTCCAGAATTTGGAAGAAATGCTAAGGGCTTGCCAATAGTTAATCTCTTGGAACTTGATAAAGGTGAAAAAATTCAAGCTGTAATCAATGTACCTGAAGGAGCAGACGATAATTATCTCTTCTTTGTTACTAAGATGGGAACAGTTAAAAGAACAAAAGTCAGCGAATTCCAGAATATTCGTCGAAGTGGGTTAATTGCCTTAACTTTGCGAGACGGGGATGAACTGAATAATGTTTTAACTACCGATGGAAAACAAAATATTCTTATCGGTACCCATTTAGGTTATGCAGTTACCTTTAATGAAAAAGATGTTCGTTCGATGGGAAGAACAGCAGCTGGTGTCCGTGGAATCAATTTAAGAGATAACGATTATGTCGTTGGATCTGATATTCTAGAACCTGATTCAGAAGTATTAGTAATTTCTGAAAAAGGATATGGAAAACGTACTGCAGCTTCTGAATACCCAGTTAAGGGACGCGGCGGTAAAGGAATTAAGACTGCAAACATTACTGAAAAGAACGGTCCTTTAGCCGGTGTAACAGTAGTTAATGGCGATGAAGATATTATGCTAATTACCAGTGCGGGAGTCATGATTCGATTTGATGTGGACGATGTTTCTCAAACTGGAAGAGCTACATTGGGTGTACGTTTAATCAAGGTTGACGATGGTGCACAAGTAGCAAGTATTACTGCTGTTCCTAAAGCTAGGGATGAAGACGAAGAAACCACTACTGAAGAAGAACCAGTAGAAGAAAATTAA
- the rpsF gene encoding 30S ribosomal protein S6 has translation MAKTKYEVTYIIKPDIDEDSKKALIDRFDKVVTDNGAEELESKDWGKRRFAYEIEKYREGTYHIMTFVAENSEPVDEFGRLSRIDNQILRSMTVKLDK, from the coding sequence ATGGCAAAAACTAAGTACGAAGTTACTTACATCATCAAGCCTGATATTGACGAAGATTCAAAGAAAGCATTGATCGATCGTTTCGATAAAGTTGTTACTGACAACGGTGCTGAAGAACTTGAATCTAAAGATTGGGGTAAGAGACGTTTCGCATACGAAATTGAAAAATACCGTGAAGGTACTTATCACATTATGACTTTCGTTGCAGAAAACTCTGAACCAGTTGATGAATTTGGTCGTCTTTCTCGTATTGATAACCAAATTTTACGTTCAATGACTGTAAAATTAGACAAGTAA
- the ssb gene encoding single-stranded DNA-binding protein → MINNVVLVGRLTRDPDLRTTGSGISVATFTLAVDRQYTNSQGERGADFINCVIWRKAAENFANFTSKGSLVGIQGRIQTRTYDDKDGKRVYVTEVIIDNFSLLESRRDRENRQTNGGNFAPQGGNAPSTNNFGGSSAPSMNNAPAGGESNKPQDPFADSGSTIDISDDDLPF, encoded by the coding sequence ATGATTAATAATGTTGTACTTGTTGGCCGTTTAACACGTGATCCTGATTTACGTACAACCGGGAGTGGAATCTCAGTTGCTACGTTTACTCTAGCTGTTGACCGTCAATATACCAATAGTCAAGGTGAACGTGGTGCTGATTTCATCAACTGTGTAATTTGGCGTAAAGCAGCAGAAAATTTTGCTAACTTTACTTCAAAAGGTTCATTAGTTGGTATTCAAGGTCGGATTCAAACTAGAACGTACGATGATAAAGACGGTAAGAGAGTATACGTGACTGAAGTCATTATTGATAATTTCTCTTTACTAGAATCACGTCGTGATCGTGAAAATCGTCAGACTAATGGTGGCAATTTTGCTCCCCAAGGAGGAAATGCTCCAAGTACCAATAACTTTGGTGGATCAAGTGCTCCAAGCATGAATAATGCTCCTGCTGGTGGAGAAAGCAATAAACCGCAAGATCCATTTGCAGATTCAGGTAGCACAATTGACATCTCAGATGATGATCTCCCATTTTAA
- the rpsR gene encoding 30S ribosomal protein S18 codes for MAQQRRGGRRRRKVDFIAANHIDYIDYKDVDLLKRFISERGKILPRRVTGTSAKNQRKLTVAIKRARVMGLLPFVAED; via the coding sequence ATGGCTCAACAAAGAAGAGGTGGCCGTCGTCGTCGTAAGGTTGACTTTATTGCAGCTAACCACATTGACTACATCGACTACAAGGATGTTGATTTGTTGAAACGTTTTATCTCTGAAAGAGGTAAGATCTTACCACGTCGTGTCACTGGCACTAGCGCAAAGAATCAACGTAAGTTGACTGTTGCTATTAAGAGAGCTCGTGTTATGGGCTTATTGCCATTCGTCGCAGAAGACTAA
- a CDS encoding magnesium transporter CorA family protein gives MIIKQKLAGNIDFDYKWYDIYNCDDHDIRLLKDDFDLTSEIISYITDLHERPHFDHDYITNSDLLVYDVPVWPTADADHFTTLPIKFLMVDHTLFTVHSPDTTYMIEEFRQRPDEHIHSEKELIFAILFAVTKYFQRALSQLNSQRLVLDNNLSKRIHNKDLQELSQVEKSLVYLSSSIRTNLMMLESLKNKKSGLHMNASEEEMCDDIIIEVQQSSQMIKIYSEVTEEISKTSNNILNNNLNNTMQFLTVWSLLLTIPTIVTGFFGMNVDLPIFHNPFDWVIIMVGSIIVMAILLWYLRRHNML, from the coding sequence ATGATTATTAAGCAAAAACTAGCCGGAAACATTGATTTTGACTACAAATGGTACGATATTTATAACTGTGACGATCATGATATTAGGCTACTAAAAGATGATTTTGATTTAACATCAGAAATTATCTCTTATATTACCGACCTTCACGAACGTCCTCACTTTGATCATGATTATATTACTAACAGTGATTTGTTGGTTTACGATGTTCCAGTTTGGCCAACAGCTGATGCAGATCATTTTACGACTTTACCAATTAAGTTTTTAATGGTCGACCATACGCTTTTTACTGTTCATTCTCCTGATACAACTTATATGATTGAAGAATTTAGGCAACGCCCCGATGAGCATATTCATAGTGAAAAAGAATTAATTTTTGCTATTCTTTTTGCTGTTACAAAATACTTTCAAAGGGCACTTAGCCAGCTAAACAGTCAACGACTAGTCTTGGATAATAACTTAAGTAAGCGAATTCATAATAAAGACCTACAAGAATTATCACAAGTTGAAAAAAGTTTGGTTTACTTATCTAGCTCAATTAGAACTAATCTAATGATGCTTGAAAGTCTAAAAAATAAAAAGTCGGGACTTCATATGAATGCTTCTGAAGAGGAAATGTGTGATGATATTATCATTGAAGTTCAGCAATCTTCACAGATGATCAAAATTTATAGTGAAGTGACTGAAGAAATTTCTAAGACGTCCAACAATATTCTGAATAATAACTTGAACAATACTATGCAGTTTTTGACTGTGTGGTCACTTCTTTTAACAATTCCAACAATTGTAACAGGATTCTTTGGGATGAATGTTGACTTACCTATTTTTCATAATCCATTTGATTGGGTAATAATTATGGTAGGTTCGATTATTGTAATGGCAATTTTGCTTTGGTATCTACGTCGACATAATATGCTGTAA
- a CDS encoding DHH family phosphoesterase, which yields MKGFLRKLELPEFVKDTRLTASLIIVLVLSLLGAIIGTLISPLFGLAMVLLFILTIIFVMYGIYVLAGNTNNYAANLSYRIKRGEQEAMIKMPLGIMLYDKDRQIQWINPYLQMYLHGKDIIGSSISSVDKELAKYVNDAIKSNSNQNKIIKWGDRKFEMVVQDDLGVVYLLDITRYANIEEKYKQERLAIGLIFIDNYDELSQSMSDQNLTNMSSYVQNALSNYAGQFNSYLKRIDEDHFILLTHMHDLAKMEEDKFSILDKVRTESSRKNMPLTLSIGIAFGSESLNEIADQAQSNLDLALGRGGDQVVVKQSGHEAHFYGGKSNPMEKRTRVRARMVSQALVELFKGVDHVFVQGHRNPDLDAIGSAIGIVKIARIHGVKASVVLDVDHVNYDVGRLIAKMQAAGIDKDVFISPKDALEEATDESLLVLTDHSKYSITYDPELYDRLKNRLIIIDHHRRGEEFPENPMLVYIEPYASSTCELVTEMIEYQPQGGEGVLTDLEASAMLAGITVDSKEFSLRTGTRTFDAASYLRSIGADTQVVSELLKENIDNYLQRSHLVSTIDMIEPDMALLVGEENKIYDPIITAQAADTALSLEHVDASFALTRRSKDAVGISARSMGNVNVQVIMEKLGGGGHLSNAATQLKGITIEEAKVKLLGAINDYLKENE from the coding sequence ATGAAAGGCTTTTTACGCAAATTAGAATTGCCTGAATTTGTTAAAGATACACGTTTAACAGCATCGTTGATTATTGTCCTTGTTTTGTCCTTATTAGGAGCAATTATTGGGACATTAATTAGTCCGCTTTTTGGACTAGCCATGGTGCTGTTATTTATCTTAACAATTATTTTTGTAATGTATGGAATTTATGTTCTAGCCGGGAATACTAATAATTATGCTGCTAATCTTTCATACCGCATAAAGCGTGGGGAACAAGAAGCGATGATTAAAATGCCTCTTGGAATTATGCTTTATGATAAAGATCGACAAATTCAATGGATTAATCCTTATCTGCAAATGTATTTGCATGGTAAAGATATTATTGGCTCTTCTATCTCATCTGTAGATAAAGAGTTAGCTAAATATGTTAATGATGCTATTAAGTCAAATAGCAATCAAAACAAAATTATTAAATGGGGCGACCGCAAGTTTGAAATGGTTGTCCAAGATGACTTGGGTGTCGTATATTTACTTGATATTACGCGCTATGCCAATATTGAGGAAAAGTATAAACAGGAGAGATTAGCAATTGGCTTAATATTTATTGATAATTATGATGAACTAAGCCAATCTATGAGTGATCAGAACTTAACAAATATGAGTTCATATGTCCAAAATGCCCTCAGCAATTACGCTGGACAATTTAATTCATATCTTAAACGTATTGATGAAGATCACTTTATTTTGCTGACGCATATGCATGATTTAGCCAAGATGGAAGAAGATAAGTTCTCTATTTTGGATAAAGTTAGAACTGAATCAAGTCGAAAGAATATGCCATTGACCTTGTCTATTGGGATTGCATTTGGCTCAGAAAGCTTAAATGAAATTGCTGATCAAGCTCAATCCAACTTAGATTTAGCTTTAGGACGTGGTGGAGACCAAGTTGTTGTAAAACAATCGGGTCATGAAGCTCATTTTTATGGTGGAAAATCTAATCCAATGGAGAAACGAACTCGGGTAAGAGCTAGAATGGTTTCTCAGGCCTTGGTAGAATTATTTAAGGGCGTTGACCATGTTTTTGTTCAAGGACATCGAAATCCTGACTTAGATGCGATTGGATCTGCAATTGGAATTGTAAAAATTGCTCGAATTCATGGTGTAAAAGCTAGTGTTGTTTTAGATGTTGATCACGTTAATTATGATGTGGGACGTTTGATTGCCAAAATGCAAGCTGCCGGTATAGATAAAGATGTATTTATTTCGCCTAAAGATGCTTTAGAAGAAGCAACAGATGAGTCTTTACTAGTTTTAACAGATCACTCTAAGTACAGTATTACTTATGATCCAGAACTTTACGACCGATTGAAGAATCGATTAATTATTATTGATCACCACCGCCGCGGGGAAGAATTCCCTGAAAATCCAATGCTGGTATACATTGAGCCGTATGCATCTTCGACTTGTGAGCTTGTAACTGAAATGATTGAGTACCAACCTCAAGGCGGAGAAGGTGTCTTGACTGATTTAGAAGCATCAGCTATGCTAGCTGGTATTACAGTCGACTCAAAGGAATTCTCCTTGAGAACTGGAACTAGAACTTTTGATGCAGCAAGTTATTTACGGTCAATTGGAGCAGATACGCAAGTTGTATCTGAACTTTTGAAAGAAAATATCGATAATTACTTGCAAAGAAGTCACTTAGTTTCTACGATTGACATGATTGAACCAGATATGGCTCTCTTAGTGGGTGAAGAAAATAAGATTTATGATCCCATTATTACTGCTCAAGCAGCCGATACAGCTTTATCTCTTGAACATGTAGATGCCAGTTTTGCATTAACTAGACGGAGTAAAGATGCAGTTGGTATCTCAGCTCGTTCAATGGGTAATGTTAACGTTCAAGTAATTATGGAGAAACTAGGCGGGGGCGGGCACTTATCTAATGCCGCAACTCAGCTCAAGGGGATAACAATCGAAGAAGCTAAAGTTAAGCTCTTGGGAGCAATTAATGACTATCTCAAAGAAAATGAATAG
- the rplI gene encoding 50S ribosomal protein L9 has product MKVIFIKDMKGKGKRGEVKNVPDGYAQNFLIKNGYAKEATSSNLNTLKRVQKAEKDAYEAEKAAAEDIKKKLEDDKTIVNFKSKAGTDSRLFGSISSKKIVEGLEKQYGIKVDKRKLELPEPIKSLGYTNVPVKLFKGVEAVIRVHITEQD; this is encoded by the coding sequence ATGAAAGTTATTTTTATTAAAGACATGAAGGGTAAAGGTAAACGCGGAGAAGTTAAGAACGTACCTGATGGCTATGCTCAAAACTTCTTGATTAAAAATGGATACGCTAAAGAAGCTACTAGTTCTAACTTAAATACCTTAAAACGTGTTCAAAAAGCTGAAAAAGATGCTTATGAAGCAGAAAAGGCTGCTGCTGAAGATATTAAGAAAAAACTTGAAGACGACAAAACTATTGTTAACTTTAAGTCTAAGGCTGGTACTGATTCTCGCTTATTTGGTTCTATTTCAAGTAAGAAGATTGTTGAAGGACTTGAAAAGCAATACGGAATCAAGGTTGATAAGCGTAAATTAGAGCTTCCAGAACCAATTAAATCATTAGGGTATACAAATGTACCTGTTAAATTATTTAAAGGCGTAGAAGCAGTAATTCGCGTTCACATTACGGAGCAAGACTAA